A region of Haliotis asinina isolate JCU_RB_2024 chromosome 9, JCU_Hal_asi_v2, whole genome shotgun sequence DNA encodes the following proteins:
- the LOC137296905 gene encoding LOW QUALITY PROTEIN: kelch domain-containing protein 10-like (The sequence of the model RefSeq protein was modified relative to this genomic sequence to represent the inferred CDS: substituted 1 base at 1 genomic stop codon) — MKCLIPXIIGMRNMALSMDVYRFTYVEPLVRDGQRGEGDVTNPCLPVARSGHRIVVTDSDLYSLGGYNPKYWDVENTEDTYFPLFKELWQFNFVSRKWKKLNTTGHMPLELASHAAVRDNNKLLAYGGTGVPFGEASSNDLHVCGLTSHSWQHFKCSGQQPEKKYGHAMLLIGRYLYVCGGTTGFVYNMDVHRLSLDTLVWEQLSSDQESPSDPEGRYRHEMAYYQHRLYIFGGGTAGEAYRFELVPMFCLTEQVWEKIPAVPDMRFGFPAPRRCHSCCQLKNDVYMCGGMDGVKILPDLWRFSLGTHTWTKMSHDMVLPTYFHAADIAPNGCMYIFGGVTAIDNVRTSEIYRIWLKIPSLQEIAWNSLIGALPNLDSIDKQNLAELGVPADFLDRIS, encoded by the exons ATGAAATGTTTGATACCGTAAATTATTGGCATGAGAAATATGGCGCTGTCCATGGATGTTTATAGATTTACCTATGTTGAACCATTAGTTCGGGATGGACAGC GTGGCGAGGGTGACGTCACTAATCCATGTTTACCAGTAGCAAGGAGTGGACATCGTATTGTGGTGACGGACAGCGATCTGTACTCTCTCGGGGGCTACAATCCTAAGTACTGGGATGTGGAAAATACAGAGGACACCTACTTCCCTTTGTTTAAGGAG TTGTGGCAGTTCAACTTTGTGTCCCggaagtggaagaagctgaaCACAACAGGTCACATGCCCCTTGAGCTGGCCTCCCATGCAG CTGTACGTGACAACAACAAACTGCTGGCCTATGGAGGTACCGGTGTGCCATTCGGTGAGGCTAGCAGTAATGACCTCCATGTGTGTGGCCTCACAAGTCACAGCTGGCAGCATTTCAAGTGTTCAGGACAACAGCCCGAGAAGAAATACGGCCAT GCGATGTTGCTTATAGGCAGGTACCTGTATGTGTGTGGGGGCACCACTGGGTTTGTGTACAACATGGACGTCCATAGACTCAGTCTTGACACCCTGGTGTGGGAGCAGTTGTCCTCGGACCAGGAGAGTCCATCTGACCCAGAGGGCAG ATATCGACATGAGATGGCGTACTACCAACATCGACTGTATATTTTCGGGGGAGGAACTGCTGGTGAGGCCTACAGGTTTGAGCTG GTTCCAATGTTTTGTCTGACAGAGCAGGTGTGGGAGAAAATTCCAGCTGTACCTGATATGCGGTTTG GATTCCCAGCTCCACGTAGGTGCCACAGCTGCTGCCAGCTGAAAAATG atgtgtacatgtgtggtgGGATGGATGGGGTGAAGATCCTGCCAGACCTGTGGCGCTTCTCTCTGGGCACACACACCTGGACCAAGATGTCCCACGATATGGTGCTACCCACCTACTTCCATGCTGCAGACATTGCTCCG AATGGATGCATGTACATATTCGGCGGGGTCACAGCAATTGACAATGTCAGAACCAGTGAAATATACCGAATATGGTTGAAAATCCCCTCTCTACAAGAAATAGCCTGGAATAGTTTGATTGGTGCTCTCCCAAACCTGGACAGTATTGATAAACAGAATCTAGCAGAACTTGGCGTTCCGGCTGATTTCCTGGACCGGATTTCATGA